The proteins below come from a single Carnobacterium divergens DSM 20623 genomic window:
- the proC gene encoding pyrroline-5-carboxylate reductase, whose translation MKKIGLIGAGQMGGALLKGLLAANYILPEEIIVSGGKSGTAKALQEELHFVLGQTNVEVAHSDMVILAVTPKIMPSVLTEIKDAISKETLIISLAASMELKEYQDILGSDKKIVRAIPNTPVSIKAGMTAITFGENLTETECELVNGLFQSVGETVVLAETKINSASTLSGCSPAFIAIFIEALADAGVLNGLSREEAYLLAEQSLIGTAKMTMLSGKHPGAIKDDVCSPGGTTIQGVVTLEEYGFRNAVIKAINASTNHKH comes from the coding sequence ATGAAAAAAATTGGATTGATTGGTGCTGGTCAAATGGGCGGAGCACTATTAAAAGGATTATTAGCAGCGAACTATATTTTACCTGAAGAAATCATTGTGAGTGGAGGAAAAAGCGGAACTGCAAAAGCGTTACAAGAAGAACTGCATTTTGTGTTGGGACAGACTAATGTAGAGGTTGCTCATTCCGATATGGTTATTTTAGCGGTGACTCCTAAAATAATGCCATCAGTTTTAACTGAAATCAAAGATGCCATTTCTAAAGAAACCTTGATTATTAGCTTAGCGGCCTCAATGGAATTAAAAGAATACCAAGATATTTTGGGTAGTGATAAGAAAATTGTACGAGCAATTCCTAATACACCAGTGTCTATCAAAGCAGGGATGACAGCTATTACATTTGGAGAAAATCTAACAGAGACGGAATGTGAATTAGTAAATGGTTTATTTCAGTCAGTTGGAGAAACGGTCGTGTTAGCAGAAACTAAAATTAATAGTGCTAGTACATTGTCCGGTTGTTCGCCAGCCTTTATTGCTATTTTTATTGAAGCTTTAGCTGATGCGGGTGTGTTGAATGGTCTTTCTAGAGAGGAAGCCTATTTGCTAGCGGAACAATCATTAATTGGAACCGCAAAAATGACGATGCTATCTGGAAAACATCCTGGAGCAATTAAAGACGATGTTTGTTCGCCAGGTGGAACAACGATTCAAGGAGTCGTGACTTTAGAAGAATATGGTTTTAGAAATGCTGTTATTAAAGCAATCAATGCTTCAACAAATCATAAACATTAA